One region of Strigops habroptila isolate Jane chromosome 11, bStrHab1.2.pri, whole genome shotgun sequence genomic DNA includes:
- the DNAJB8 gene encoding dnaJ homolog subfamily B member 8: MVDYYKVLGLKKSASQDDVKKSYHKLALKWHPDKNPNNKEEAEKKFKAVAEAYEVLSDPQKRSLYDRSVKESRSHRAGGTTAGDNGFFNSPCEFHDLNIFSEAFGELNPFVHDFWDPFDNMRYNDENWHRKSGRGRRSNLFSDFMESFTQWNLFGPSEQPKSAFAEDRARPHDIRSVLTTTKVINGKRITTRRIIEHGQERIEVEEDGRLKSVTTRNCNVPQHKH; the protein is encoded by the coding sequence ATGGTGGATTATTACAAAGTCCTGGGACTGAAAAAAAGTGCCTCACAGGATGATGTTAAGAAATCCTACCACAAACTGGCACTAAAATGGCATCCTGATAAGAATCCCAACAACAAGgaggaagctgaaaagaaattcaaagcTGTTGCTGAGGCATACGAGGTTCTGTCTGACCCTCAGAAACGATCCCTCTATGACAGGTCTGTGAAGGAGAGCAGATCCCACAGAGCAGGAGGTACCACAGCGGGTGATAATGGCTTCTTTAACTCCCCCTGTGAATTCCATGATCTCAATATCTTTAGTGAAGCTTTTGGAGAGCTGAATCCCTTTGTACATGATTTCTGGGACCCCTTTGATAACATGAGATACAATGATGAAAACTGGCACAGGAAaagtggaagaggaagaaggtcCAAcctgttttctgattttatggAGTCATTTACGCAATGGAATTTATTCGGGCCCAGTGAGCAGCCCAAATCCGCCTTTGCTGAAGACAGAGCTAGGCCACACGATATCAGATCAGTGTTAACCACTACTAAAGTGATCAATGGCAAGAGGATCACCACCCGGAGAATCATCGAGCATGGGCAGGAAAGAATAGAAGTGGAAGAAGATGGGAGGCTGAAGTCTGTGACCACCAGGAATTGTAATGTCCCCCAGCATAAGCATTAG